One segment of Streptomyces sp. YIM 121038 DNA contains the following:
- a CDS encoding methionine--tRNA ligase: protein MTTPRTYVTTTIPYVNARPHLGFALELVQADVLARHRRHRGDEVRLLTGTDDNSLKNVLAAEAEGVPVQDFVDGNAEAFEGLREPLALSFDDFIRTSRDPRHRVGVEHLWRRCAASGDLYRKHYEGLYCVGCEQFYTPAELVEGRCAEHGTEPQPVAEENWFFRLSRYADRLRALISSGELRVEPAARRNEVLALIDGGLHDFSVSRSHTRARGWGIPVPDDPSQVVYVWWDALGNYVTSLGHGTDDPAYTRWWERSTRRVHLVGKGVVRFHAVYWPAMLLSAGLPLPTDVLVHDYLTVDGRKISKSSGTTVDPAELAAAYGTDAVRWWLLRDVPRVGDADFTRERLVARADADFAGGLGNLVNRVVTMAHRFRDGRVAPARAAAAGTERLDAACRRVQDEVDAALADFDFRRATGAVWRIVEEANRCVDATRPWELAKAERAGDRLAGDRLDAVLAALLHACRTLSDQLAPFVPESAARVAAQLAETDGRVPKARPLFARLDGPGD, encoded by the coding sequence ATGACCACACCCCGTACGTACGTCACGACGACGATCCCCTACGTCAACGCCCGCCCGCACCTGGGCTTCGCCCTCGAACTGGTCCAGGCGGACGTCCTCGCCCGCCACCGGCGCCATCGGGGCGACGAGGTCAGGCTCCTGACCGGGACGGACGACAACTCACTGAAGAACGTCCTGGCCGCCGAGGCCGAGGGCGTGCCCGTGCAGGACTTCGTCGACGGCAACGCGGAGGCCTTCGAGGGGCTGCGCGAACCGCTCGCCCTGTCCTTCGACGACTTCATCCGCACCAGCCGCGACCCGCGCCACCGCGTGGGCGTGGAGCACCTGTGGCGCCGGTGTGCGGCCTCCGGGGATCTGTACCGCAAGCACTACGAGGGCCTGTACTGCGTCGGCTGCGAGCAGTTCTACACCCCGGCCGAACTGGTCGAAGGGCGCTGCGCCGAGCACGGCACCGAGCCGCAGCCGGTGGCGGAGGAGAACTGGTTCTTCCGGCTGTCCCGGTACGCGGACCGGCTGCGCGCGCTGATCTCCTCCGGCGAGCTGCGCGTCGAGCCCGCGGCGCGCCGCAACGAGGTGCTCGCCCTCATCGACGGCGGCCTGCACGACTTCTCGGTCTCGCGCTCGCACACGCGCGCCCGAGGCTGGGGCATCCCCGTCCCGGACGACCCGAGCCAGGTCGTGTACGTCTGGTGGGACGCCCTCGGCAACTACGTCACCAGCCTCGGCCACGGCACCGACGATCCCGCGTACACCCGCTGGTGGGAGCGGAGCACCCGCCGCGTCCACCTCGTGGGCAAGGGCGTCGTGCGCTTCCACGCCGTCTACTGGCCGGCCATGCTCCTGTCGGCGGGGCTTCCGCTGCCCACGGACGTCCTCGTCCACGACTACCTCACCGTCGACGGCCGCAAGATCAGCAAGTCCAGCGGCACGACCGTCGACCCGGCGGAGCTGGCCGCGGCCTACGGCACGGACGCGGTGCGCTGGTGGCTGCTGCGGGACGTGCCCCGGGTCGGGGACGCGGACTTCACCCGGGAGCGACTCGTCGCGCGGGCCGACGCCGACTTCGCCGGAGGCCTCGGGAACCTCGTCAACCGGGTCGTGACGATGGCCCATCGCTTCCGCGACGGCCGCGTCGCCCCCGCGCGGGCCGCCGCCGCGGGCACCGAGCGGCTCGACGCGGCCTGTCGCCGCGTCCAGGACGAGGTCGACGCGGCCCTGGCGGACTTCGACTTCCGGCGGGCGACGGGCGCGGTGTGGCGGATCGTGGAGGAGGCCAACCGCTGTGTCGACGCGACGCGCCCCTGGGAGCTGGCCAAGGCCGAGCGCGCCGGGGACCGCCTTGCGGGCGACCGTCTCGACGCGGTGCTCGCCGCCCTGCTGCACGCCTGTCGCACGCTGTCCGACCAGCTCGCCCCCTTCGTCCCGGAGTCGGCGGCCCGCGTAGCGGCGCAGCTGGCCGAGACCGACGGCCGCGTCCCGAAGGCGCGGCCCCTGTTCGCCCGGCTCGACGGGCCCGGGGACTGA
- a CDS encoding MFS transporter: MPSAIAAAALPAPDGSTTAPRSPLVRRLAVATVTMGIFAIVTVEILPIGLLPAIGRDFRVTDGTAGLMMTMPGLLAALSAPVVTVASARVDRRTMLGAFMLLLAAASALAAAAPGYWLVLVSRVAVGVTIGGFWSIAAGLAERLVPQQSVGRAKAVIFSAVPLGSVLGVPLGTFVGDVAGWRTSFAAMAVLAVAVWVAMLVLLPPLPPAEAVHPRALCGLLRRTGTRLALLMTFLVVLAHFGAYTYIAPFLAEVTRVSPGLVTLFLLAYGAAGVVGNFVGGAVAARRPRTAFAVAAGLIALATLALPVAGRWAGGAVALLVVWGVAYGAVPVCSQTWFAVAAPGAPEAASVLFTASFQATFSLGALAGGAVVDRASAAAVMVCGGLVAASAVLLAWGAGRVGGPAPTVAGERRNR, from the coding sequence ATGCCTTCCGCTATTGCCGCAGCAGCCCTGCCCGCCCCTGACGGATCCACCACGGCCCCTCGGTCCCCGCTCGTACGCCGACTCGCCGTCGCCACCGTCACGATGGGGATCTTCGCCATCGTGACGGTGGAGATCCTGCCCATCGGCCTGCTCCCCGCCATCGGCCGTGACTTCCGGGTCACGGACGGCACGGCAGGGCTGATGATGACCATGCCCGGTCTGCTGGCGGCGCTGTCCGCGCCCGTGGTGACCGTGGCGTCCGCGCGGGTGGACCGGCGCACGATGCTCGGCGCCTTCATGCTGCTGCTCGCGGCGGCGAGCGCCCTCGCGGCGGCCGCGCCCGGCTACTGGCTCGTCCTCGTCTCGCGTGTCGCCGTGGGCGTCACCATCGGCGGTTTCTGGTCGATCGCGGCCGGTCTGGCCGAACGCCTCGTGCCCCAACAGTCGGTGGGGCGGGCCAAGGCGGTCATCTTCTCGGCCGTCCCCCTGGGTTCGGTCCTCGGCGTGCCCCTCGGCACCTTCGTCGGGGACGTGGCCGGGTGGCGGACCTCCTTCGCCGCCATGGCGGTCCTGGCCGTGGCGGTGTGGGTGGCGATGCTGGTGCTGCTGCCTCCGCTGCCGCCCGCCGAAGCCGTCCACCCGAGGGCCCTGTGCGGCCTGCTGCGGCGCACCGGCACCCGGCTCGCGCTGCTCATGACGTTCCTCGTCGTGCTCGCGCATTTCGGTGCCTATACGTACATAGCACCCTTCCTGGCCGAGGTGACGCGGGTGAGCCCGGGGCTGGTGACCCTGTTCCTGCTGGCGTACGGCGCGGCCGGGGTCGTCGGGAACTTCGTGGGCGGGGCGGTGGCGGCCCGTCGGCCGCGTACCGCGTTCGCCGTCGCTGCGGGGCTGATCGCCCTGGCCACGCTGGCGCTTCCGGTCGCCGGGCGGTGGGCGGGCGGCGCGGTCGCGCTGCTCGTCGTGTGGGGCGTCGCGTACGGCGCCGTGCCGGTGTGCTCGCAGACCTGGTTCGCCGTCGCGGCGCCCGGCGCGCCGGAGGCGGCCTCGGTCCTCTTCACCGCTTCCTTCCAGGCGACCTTCTCGCTGGGCGCGCTGGCGGGCGGTGCCGTGGTGGACCGGGCGTCGGCGGCCGCGGTGATGGTCTGCGGCGGTCTGGTCGCCGCTTCCGCGGTGCTGCTCGCGTGGGGCGCCGGACGGGTGGGCGGTCCGGCGCCCACCGTGGCCGGTGAGCGCCGGAACCGGTGA
- a CDS encoding aldo/keto reductase, producing the protein MSTPNTPRPAAASGTFALGGDLPVHRLGYGAMQLTGPGVWGEPEDRDEAVRVLRRAVELGVTFIDTADSYGPFVNEVLIKEALHPYADDLVIATKAGFTRSGPDAWHAVGRPEYLRQQAELSLRHLGVERIDLFQLHRIDPQVPLADQLGELVLLQQEGKIRHIGLSEVTVEQLTAAREIAEIASVQNRYNLADRASEDVLEYAERENIAFIPWYPMATGELARAGGPLDAAAKEHGAAPSQLALAWLLRRSPVMLPIPGTSRVAHLEQNTAAAGITLTDAQFEALTAAV; encoded by the coding sequence ATGAGCACCCCGAACACCCCGCGCCCCGCCGCCGCCTCGGGCACGTTCGCCCTCGGCGGCGACCTGCCCGTCCACCGCCTCGGCTACGGCGCCATGCAGCTGACCGGGCCCGGCGTCTGGGGCGAGCCCGAGGACCGTGACGAAGCCGTGCGCGTGCTGCGCCGCGCCGTCGAGCTCGGTGTGACCTTCATCGACACCGCCGACTCCTACGGCCCCTTCGTCAACGAGGTCCTCATCAAGGAGGCGCTGCACCCCTACGCCGACGACCTGGTCATCGCGACCAAGGCCGGTTTCACCCGCTCGGGCCCGGACGCCTGGCACGCGGTGGGGCGCCCCGAGTACCTGCGCCAGCAGGCCGAGCTGAGCCTGCGCCATCTCGGTGTGGAGCGCATCGACCTGTTCCAGCTGCACCGCATCGACCCGCAGGTGCCGCTCGCCGACCAGCTCGGCGAGCTCGTCCTGCTCCAGCAGGAAGGCAAGATCCGCCACATCGGCCTGTCCGAGGTGACCGTCGAGCAGCTCACGGCGGCCCGCGAGATCGCGGAGATCGCCTCCGTGCAGAACAGGTACAACCTGGCCGACCGCGCCTCCGAGGACGTCCTGGAGTACGCCGAGCGCGAGAACATCGCGTTCATCCCCTGGTACCCGATGGCCACCGGCGAGCTCGCCCGCGCGGGCGGCCCGCTCGACGCCGCCGCGAAGGAACACGGCGCGGCCCCCTCGCAGCTCGCCCTCGCCTGGCTGCTGCGCCGCTCCCCCGTGATGCTCCCCATTCCGGGCACGTCCCGGGTGGCGCACCTGGAGCAGAACACGGCGGCCGCCGGGATCACCCTGACCGACGCCCAGTTCGAGGCGCTCACGGCCGCGGTCTGA
- a CDS encoding type 1 glutamine amidotransferase domain-containing protein encodes MSKILFVMTGAAHWTLADGTPHPTGFWAEEAVAPYAALKAAGHEIVVATPGGVVPPVDRASLAPEVNGGEQGAADTAAALAAFTELRSPVRLEDVDLDAYAAVFYPGGHGPMEDLAVHPASGRLLVRALESGTPVATVCHATAALLAATTADGSNAFAGYRLTGFTNAEETQAGLADRAAWLLQDRLVEAGAAFEEGRPWAPYVVVDRGLITGQNPASSGAVAAELLKRLDG; translated from the coding sequence ATGTCGAAGATTCTTTTCGTGATGACCGGCGCCGCCCACTGGACCCTCGCCGACGGCACCCCGCACCCGACCGGCTTCTGGGCCGAGGAGGCGGTGGCGCCCTACGCGGCCCTCAAGGCCGCGGGCCACGAGATCGTGGTGGCCACGCCGGGCGGTGTCGTACCGCCCGTGGACCGGGCGAGCCTGGCGCCGGAGGTGAACGGCGGCGAGCAGGGCGCCGCCGACACCGCCGCCGCGCTCGCCGCGTTCACCGAACTCCGCTCCCCCGTCCGGCTGGAGGACGTGGACCTGGACGCCTACGCCGCCGTCTTCTACCCGGGCGGCCACGGCCCCATGGAGGACCTGGCGGTCCACCCCGCCTCCGGCAGGCTGCTCGTCCGCGCGCTGGAGTCGGGCACCCCGGTCGCCACCGTGTGCCACGCCACTGCGGCGCTGCTCGCCGCCACCACCGCCGACGGCAGCAATGCCTTCGCGGGCTACCGCCTCACCGGCTTCACCAACGCCGAGGAGACCCAGGCGGGTCTGGCGGACAGGGCGGCGTGGCTGCTCCAGGACCGCCTCGTCGAGGCGGGCGCCGCCTTCGAGGAGGGCCGGCCGTGGGCCCCGTACGTGGTCGTCGACCGCGGTCTGATCACCGGTCAGAACCCGGCGTCCTCCGGCGCGGTGGCCGCCGAGCTCCTGAAGCGCCTGGACGGCTGA
- a CDS encoding NAD(P)-binding domain-containing protein, with translation MRIGIIGAGNIGGNLTRRLTALGHDVSVANSRGPHTLTALAEETGATPVTVAEAARGAEVVVVTIPLKNIPDLPSGLFDGAADGFAVIDTGNYYPKERDGRIEAIENGLPESRWTEQHIGHPVIKAFNGTYAQDILDKPLPAGDPDRLALPVAGDDRTAKRTVRDLIDALGFDTVDAGGIDDSWRQQPDTPVYGLRAGTAEVTKALATASPERPENFRA, from the coding sequence ATGAGGATCGGCATCATCGGCGCGGGCAACATCGGCGGGAACCTCACCCGCCGTCTGACCGCACTCGGCCACGACGTGTCTGTGGCAAACTCCCGCGGCCCGCACACGCTCACCGCCCTCGCGGAGGAGACCGGGGCCACGCCCGTGACGGTGGCCGAGGCGGCGCGCGGCGCCGAGGTCGTCGTCGTGACGATCCCGCTCAAGAACATCCCCGACCTGCCGTCCGGCCTGTTCGACGGGGCCGCCGACGGCTTCGCCGTGATCGACACCGGCAACTACTACCCGAAGGAGCGCGACGGCAGGATCGAGGCCATCGAGAACGGCCTGCCCGAGAGCCGCTGGACCGAGCAGCACATCGGCCACCCGGTCATCAAGGCGTTCAACGGCACCTACGCCCAGGACATCCTCGACAAGCCCCTGCCCGCGGGCGACCCCGACCGCCTGGCCCTGCCCGTGGCCGGCGACGACCGGACGGCGAAGCGCACCGTCCGCGACCTCATCGACGCCCTCGGCTTCGACACCGTCGACGCGGGCGGCATCGACGACTCCTGGCGCCAGCAGCCCGACACCCCCGTCTACGGCCTGCGAGCGGGCACGGCGGAGGTCACCAAGGCCCTGGCGACGGCGAGCCCGGAACGGCCTGAGAACTTCCGGGCGTAG
- the murJ gene encoding murein biosynthesis integral membrane protein MurJ has product MTERANIPADLSPGEQRDGRGARGSRRGRHAAPKRGAKAGRAGAKARKGAARPGKGGGLARSSLLMALGTVVSRATGLIRQVLQAAALGTGLLASTYNTANTVPTGLYTLLIGGALNAVLVPQLVRARTTHPDGGRAYEQRLVTLVLCVLAGGTALAVWAAPEIVGLYMRDTPDSHEAFELTVVFARFLLPQIFFYGMFGMLGQVLNAREKFGAMMWTPVLNNVVLIGMFGAYLSLMTAPDRVGDITASQIRLLGIGTTCGIALQALALVPYVRAAGFRFRPRFDWRGAGLRQSARAARWTLLFVLVNQIALTVVTNYANAADQRLPTAGAGYTAYSYAQTIWLLPQSIVTVSLVTALLPRLSTAAAQGRTADLRGELSRALRLTGVVIVPAGFFFLALGPQTAALLFGHGTTDAAATQPLGQMLQAFGLGLIPFSAQYLLLRGFYAFEDTRTPFWTAAWIAAVNIALATACHHLLPARWAVVGMAGAYTLSYAVGLLLTARLLRRRLGGRMDGRRLLRTYGKLGLAAAPAGALAWAVAHGLGSGGGAGTLRTALGLATGAAAMVLGYLLLARLLRVGEVRLGVR; this is encoded by the coding sequence ATGACGGAGAGGGCGAACATCCCGGCGGACTTATCACCGGGCGAGCAGCGGGACGGGCGAGGGGCACGGGGCAGCAGGCGGGGACGGCACGCCGCGCCGAAGCGCGGAGCCAAGGCGGGGAGAGCCGGAGCCAAGGCGAGGAAGGGCGCTGCCCGGCCGGGAAAGGGCGGCGGCCTCGCCCGGTCTTCGCTCCTGATGGCGCTGGGCACCGTCGTGTCCCGAGCGACCGGCCTCATCCGGCAGGTCCTCCAGGCGGCCGCACTCGGCACCGGCCTGCTGGCCAGCACGTACAACACGGCGAACACCGTGCCGACGGGCCTGTACACCCTGCTGATCGGCGGCGCGCTCAACGCCGTGCTCGTGCCGCAGCTCGTCCGCGCCCGGACCACACACCCCGACGGCGGCCGGGCCTACGAGCAACGCCTGGTCACCCTCGTGCTGTGCGTGCTCGCCGGGGGCACGGCCCTGGCGGTGTGGGCGGCTCCCGAGATCGTCGGCCTGTACATGCGGGACACCCCGGACAGCCACGAGGCGTTCGAGCTGACCGTCGTCTTCGCGCGGTTCCTGCTGCCCCAGATCTTCTTCTACGGGATGTTCGGCATGCTGGGGCAGGTCCTCAACGCCCGGGAGAAGTTCGGCGCGATGATGTGGACGCCCGTCCTCAACAACGTCGTCCTGATCGGTATGTTCGGCGCCTATCTGAGCCTCATGACGGCGCCGGACCGCGTCGGCGACATCACCGCGAGCCAGATCCGGCTCCTCGGTATCGGCACCACCTGCGGCATCGCCCTCCAGGCCCTCGCCCTGGTCCCGTACGTCCGCGCGGCGGGCTTCCGCTTCCGGCCCCGGTTCGACTGGCGCGGCGCGGGCCTGCGCCAGAGCGCCCGGGCGGCCCGCTGGACCCTGCTGTTCGTCCTGGTCAACCAGATCGCGCTCACCGTCGTCACGAACTACGCCAACGCGGCCGACCAGCGACTGCCCACCGCGGGCGCCGGGTACACGGCGTACTCGTACGCGCAGACCATCTGGCTGCTGCCGCAGTCCATCGTCACGGTCTCCCTGGTCACGGCGCTGCTTCCGCGGCTGAGCACGGCGGCGGCGCAGGGCCGCACCGCCGACCTGCGCGGTGAGCTGTCGCGCGCGCTGCGTCTGACCGGCGTCGTCATCGTGCCCGCCGGGTTCTTCTTCCTCGCGCTCGGCCCGCAGACGGCGGCCCTGCTGTTCGGGCACGGCACCACCGACGCCGCCGCCACACAGCCACTCGGCCAGATGCTCCAGGCCTTCGGCCTCGGCCTCATCCCCTTCTCCGCCCAGTACCTGCTGCTGCGCGGCTTCTACGCCTTCGAGGACACGCGCACGCCGTTCTGGACGGCCGCGTGGATCGCCGCCGTGAACATCGCCCTGGCCACCGCCTGCCACCACCTCCTCCCGGCGCGCTGGGCCGTCGTCGGCATGGCGGGCGCGTACACGCTGTCGTACGCCGTGGGACTGCTGCTCACCGCGCGTCTGTTGCGCAGGCGCCTCGGCGGTCGCATGGACGGCAGGCGCCTGCTGCGCACCTACGGCAAGCTCGGCCTCGCCGCCGCCCCGGCGGGCGCGCTGGCCTGGGCCGTCGCGCACGGGCTCGGGTCCGGAGGGGGCGCGGGCACGCTGCGGACCGCGCTCGGGCTCGCCACCGGTGCCGCCGCGATGGTCCTCGGCTATCTGCTGCTCGCCCGGCTGCTGCGGGTCGGTGAGGTGCGACTCGGGGTGCGCTGA
- a CDS encoding ABC transporter ATP-binding protein, which yields MPAKETWSVLYRHFRPHRGAVALGALFTLIGAATGLAQPVAIEELVNRLSDDESISSILILLTGLLVIGTAVESVGSYILERTAQSVVLDSRRSLIRRLLRLKVSEIERVQPGDLMSRVTSDTTLLQAVTTQSVVSAFSGALTVIATIVMMAFMDAVLLGVTLGVIVLIGGATALVMPQISKATERSQEAVGMISTALERAFGAFRTLKASGAERRETAAVEEAAHEAWRYGVKSAKWQAVAWSSMGFAIQVSFLAVLGVGGARVASEAISVATLVAFLMLLFYLIDPVSRLVDAVTQYQVGAAAVARIVRAERMETEELDAPSPRAAGARNTPAAVAFDNVTFRYQDGLPLVHHGVTFTVPGPGITAFVGPSGAGKTTVFGLVERFYEATGGRVLVDGKDVQDWPLADLRATIGYVEQDAPVLAGTLRENLVFAAPDATEADLRDVLVRARLDALVERLPDGLGTVVGHRGSKLSGGERQRVAIARALLRKPRLLLLDEATSQLDAVNELALRDVVAEVSREVTVLVVAHRLSTVTLADQIVVMDAGRVRATGTHDELVAADPLYGELAATQFLATAS from the coding sequence CTGCCCGCCAAGGAGACCTGGAGCGTGCTCTACCGGCACTTCCGGCCGCACCGCGGCGCGGTGGCGCTCGGCGCGCTGTTCACCCTCATCGGCGCGGCCACCGGCCTCGCCCAGCCCGTGGCCATCGAGGAACTCGTCAACCGGCTGTCCGACGACGAGTCGATCTCCTCGATCCTGATCCTGCTGACCGGGCTCCTCGTCATCGGCACCGCCGTCGAGTCCGTCGGCAGCTACATCCTGGAACGCACCGCCCAGTCCGTCGTCCTGGACTCCCGGCGCTCCCTGATACGCCGGCTGCTGCGGCTGAAGGTCAGCGAGATCGAGCGCGTACAGCCCGGCGACCTGATGTCCCGCGTCACCTCGGACACGACGCTGCTGCAGGCCGTCACCACGCAGTCGGTGGTGTCGGCGTTCTCCGGCGCCCTCACCGTCATCGCGACCATCGTGATGATGGCCTTCATGGACGCGGTGCTGCTCGGCGTCACCCTCGGCGTGATCGTCCTCATCGGCGGCGCCACCGCCCTCGTCATGCCGCAGATCTCCAAGGCGACCGAGCGCTCCCAGGAGGCCGTCGGCATGATCTCGACCGCGCTGGAGCGCGCGTTCGGCGCCTTCCGCACCCTGAAGGCCTCCGGCGCCGAGCGGCGCGAGACGGCCGCCGTGGAGGAGGCCGCCCACGAGGCCTGGCGGTACGGCGTGAAGTCCGCCAAGTGGCAGGCCGTGGCGTGGAGCTCCATGGGCTTCGCCATCCAGGTGTCGTTCCTCGCGGTGCTCGGCGTCGGCGGCGCGCGCGTCGCCTCCGAGGCGATCTCCGTGGCCACGCTGGTGGCGTTCCTGATGCTGCTCTTCTACCTGATCGACCCGGTGAGCCGACTCGTCGACGCGGTCACCCAGTACCAGGTGGGTGCCGCCGCCGTCGCCCGCATCGTGCGGGCCGAGCGCATGGAGACCGAGGAGCTCGACGCGCCCTCGCCGCGCGCGGCCGGGGCGCGGAACACCCCCGCCGCCGTGGCCTTCGACAACGTCACCTTCCGCTACCAGGACGGGCTGCCCCTGGTCCACCACGGCGTGACCTTCACCGTCCCCGGCCCCGGCATCACCGCGTTCGTCGGCCCGTCCGGCGCGGGCAAGACCACCGTGTTCGGACTCGTCGAGCGGTTCTACGAGGCCACCGGCGGCCGCGTCCTCGTCGACGGCAAGGACGTACAGGACTGGCCGCTCGCCGACCTGCGCGCCACCATCGGCTACGTCGAGCAGGACGCCCCCGTCCTCGCGGGCACCCTGCGTGAGAACCTCGTCTTCGCCGCCCCGGACGCCACCGAGGCCGACCTGCGCGACGTGCTGGTACGGGCCCGGCTCGACGCCCTTGTCGAGCGGCTGCCCGACGGCCTCGGCACCGTGGTCGGCCACCGCGGCTCCAAGCTCTCCGGCGGCGAACGCCAGCGCGTGGCCATCGCCCGCGCCCTGCTGCGCAAGCCCCGGCTGCTGCTCCTGGACGAGGCCACCTCGCAGCTCGACGCGGTCAACGAACTCGCGCTGCGCGACGTCGTCGCCGAGGTGTCCCGCGAGGTGACCGTCCTGGTCGTGGCCCACCGCCTGTCGACGGTGACGCTCGCCGACCAGATCGTCGTCATGGACGCGGGCCGGGTCCGCGCGACGGGCACGCACGACGAACTCGTGGCGGCGGACCCGCTGTACGGCGAGCTCGCGGCCACACAGTTCCTGGCGACCGCCTCGTGA
- a CDS encoding maleylpyruvate isomerase family mycothiol-dependent enzyme translates to MTKVTFDRHVSEISTQAEHLRAQVKDADLAVPVRTCPGWSLGNLLRHVGGAHRWAEAVVRTRASGPVPHDQVDDVAGDDRADAAALADWVVEGAARLTDTLRAVGPDAPVWTPAPGGTPEFWARRMLFETVLHRADAAVAVGGPYTLATDVALIGVGEWMEFTVLPQVYESEEHLRALLGPGRTVHFHATDAEPASAGEWFVDLTGDAITTRPVHEKAAVAVRGPATALLLALYQRESALPEGPEVIGDRALFEQWRETVSHWLRK, encoded by the coding sequence ATGACCAAGGTGACCTTCGATCGTCACGTATCCGAAATCAGCACGCAGGCCGAGCACTTGAGGGCTCAGGTCAAGGACGCCGACCTCGCCGTGCCGGTGCGGACCTGCCCCGGCTGGAGCCTCGGCAACCTCCTGCGGCACGTGGGCGGCGCGCACCGCTGGGCCGAGGCCGTGGTCCGCACCCGGGCCAGCGGGCCGGTGCCCCACGACCAGGTCGACGACGTCGCCGGGGACGACCGCGCCGACGCCGCCGCGCTCGCGGACTGGGTGGTCGAGGGCGCGGCGCGCCTCACGGACACCCTGCGCGCGGTGGGACCCGACGCCCCGGTGTGGACGCCCGCGCCCGGCGGCACGCCGGAGTTCTGGGCCCGGCGCATGCTGTTCGAGACGGTCCTGCACCGTGCGGACGCGGCCGTCGCCGTCGGCGGCCCCTACACCCTCGCCACGGACGTCGCGCTGATCGGCGTCGGCGAGTGGATGGAGTTCACCGTCCTGCCGCAGGTCTACGAGTCCGAGGAGCACTTGCGTGCCCTCCTCGGCCCCGGTCGCACGGTCCACTTCCACGCCACCGACGCCGAGCCCGCGAGCGCGGGGGAGTGGTTCGTCGACCTCACCGGCGACGCCATCACCACCCGGCCCGTGCACGAGAAGGCCGCGGTCGCGGTCCGCGGCCCGGCCACCGCCCTGCTCCTGGCGCTCTACCAGCGCGAGTCGGCTCTCCCCGAAGGCCCCGAGGTCATCGGTGACCGGGCCCTGTTCGAGCAGTGGCGCGAGACGGTGAGCCACTGGCTCCGGAAGTGA
- a CDS encoding ricin-type beta-trefoil lectin domain protein: MHTTRVTHRLSTGVAALALAGGICVLQPTSAQAAPGPEYWTFRNIYLNGNQCLTGGKINGGKTSVFMSKCNGSNFQQWDWRGDDPGGLSMKQLQNKATGLCLATDNKSWENNAVWTSRCEWRDGMRFHYDDDQKYIMSALTSYNVFLTARESGAVYSTSDNDAAGHSWFGSH, encoded by the coding sequence ATGCACACCACACGGGTAACGCATCGTCTGAGTACCGGAGTCGCGGCCCTCGCGCTGGCGGGAGGGATCTGCGTCCTGCAGCCCACCTCCGCCCAGGCGGCTCCTGGCCCGGAGTACTGGACTTTCAGGAACATCTACCTGAACGGCAACCAATGCCTCACCGGCGGGAAGATCAACGGCGGGAAGACCAGTGTCTTCATGTCCAAGTGCAACGGAAGCAATTTCCAGCAGTGGGACTGGCGTGGCGACGACCCGGGTGGGTTGTCGATGAAGCAGCTCCAGAACAAGGCGACCGGCCTCTGCCTGGCCACCGACAACAAGAGCTGGGAGAACAACGCCGTCTGGACGAGCCGGTGCGAGTGGCGGGACGGCATGCGCTTTCACTACGACGACGACCAGAAGTACATCATGTCGGCGCTGACCAGCTACAACGTCTTCTTGACCGCCCGTGAGTCCGGGGCGGTCTACAGCACATCGGACAACGATGCCGCGGGGCACTCGTGGTTCGGATCGCACTGA
- a CDS encoding Lrp/AsnC family transcriptional regulator, which yields MDRIDLDILRELQKDGRLSNQELAQRIGLSASPCMRRVRQLEQDGVIQGYRAVVDPEAVGRGFEVLVSIEVRRDRETVEAFEAALQDIPDVIEAYRLFGSPGCLLRIAVADLAAYERLWIERLTTLDGVTEVNSQIIMKRIKEPRGLPVDRVPRS from the coding sequence ATGGACCGAATTGACCTCGATATCTTGCGCGAGCTCCAGAAGGACGGCCGTCTCAGCAACCAGGAGCTGGCCCAGCGCATCGGCCTCAGCGCGTCGCCCTGCATGCGGCGGGTGCGGCAGCTGGAGCAGGACGGGGTGATCCAGGGCTACCGCGCGGTCGTCGACCCGGAGGCGGTGGGCCGCGGCTTCGAGGTCCTGGTCTCCATCGAGGTCCGCCGGGACCGCGAGACGGTCGAGGCGTTCGAGGCGGCGCTCCAGGACATCCCCGACGTCATCGAGGCGTACCGCCTCTTCGGCAGCCCCGGCTGTCTGCTGCGCATCGCGGTCGCCGACCTGGCCGCCTACGAACGCCTGTGGATCGAGCGCCTCACGACCCTGGACGGGGTCACCGAGGTCAACTCCCAGATCATCATGAAGCGCATCAAGGAACCTCGCGGCCTTCCCGTGGACCGGGTGCCGAGGTCCTGA